A genomic window from Periophthalmus magnuspinnatus isolate fPerMag1 chromosome 16, fPerMag1.2.pri, whole genome shotgun sequence includes:
- the dnali1 gene encoding axonemal dynein light intermediate polypeptide 1 has translation MIPPADSLLKYDNPVLVSKSSGLKSPKGRSFKVSPQQSPDTTPVPPPPKPKPGPIEQQNEEILNSILPPREWAEGTQLWVQKVSSAPCTRTEVVLLSEQLDTKLQQRQARITGICPVRRELYSQCFDELIRQVTINCAERGLLLLRVRDEIQMTIAAYQTIYESSVAFGIRKALQSEHGKADMEKKNAELENEKQDLIKQLNEQKAKCDAIEKREAERRQVEEKKHAEETQGLKRTNQQLKTQLEGIITSKKYH, from the exons ATGATTCCACCGGCAGACTCACTGCTCAAGTATGACAACCCGGTGCTGGTCAGCAAAAGCTCAGGGCTCAAGTCTCCAAAG GGCCGCAGTTTTAAGGTCAGTCCCCAGCAGTCTCCAGATACCACCcctgtgcctcctcctcccaAACCAAAACCAGGTCCAATTGAACAACAAAATGAAGAGATCCTCAATTCCATACTTCCTCCTAG AGAATGGGCTGAGGGAACTCAACTATGGGTGCAGAAAGTGTCTAGTGCCCCTTGTACAAGAACAGAAGTGGTTCTGCTAAGTGAACAACTGGACACAAAGCTACAACAAAGACAGGCCAGGATCACAGGCATCTGCCCAGTGCGCCGGGAACTATACTCACAGTGCTTTG ATGAGCTGATCAGACAAGTGACCATAAACTGTGCGGAGAGAGGTCTGCTGCTGTTACGAGTGCGAGATGAAATACAAATGACTATTGCAGCGTACCAGACAATCTACGAGAGCAGCGTGGCTTTTGGCATTAGGAAGGCTCTGCAGTCAGAACATGGCAAGGCTGACATGGAGAAAAAA AACGCTGAACTGGAGAACGAGAAGCAGGATTTAATCAAGCAGCTAAATGAACAGAAGGCCAAATGTGATGCTATAGAAAAGAGGGAAGCCGAGAGGAGACAGGTGGAGGAGAAGAAGCACGCAGAGGAGACCCAAGGTCTGAAGAGGACTAACCAACAGCTAAAG acccaGCTAGAAGGAATTATCACATCTAAGaagtatcattaa
- the snip1 gene encoding smad nuclear-interacting protein 1 encodes MSKERRHKRRESPERETKVKIKQERLSPVRPQRTRRSRSRSSGSSSPPRRRTSRSPMRTKERRQASPAARSRSPRHRRSRSPHRGAELTIKRERDVQRSGDERRRKNDPAEERRSKWETDRSRDRGREGDRSRDRMKSHDQNRGRERRGDRDAFASQQAERQQHDERRREHRQRREENQEHEFGETGETEENSEGSAPVDKEKPNFELSGALTEDTNTFRGVVIKYNEPPEARIPKRRWRLYPFKNDEPLPVMYIHRQSAYLMGRMRRIADIPIDHPSCSKQHAVFQYRLVEYTRADGTSGRRVRPYIIDLGSGNGTYLNNQRIEPQRFYELKEKDVLKFGFSSREYVLLHEFSDTSEVDSQQREEEDEDEGVDEAGQEPNE; translated from the exons ATGAGCAAAGAGAGGCGACACAAGAGGAGGGAGTCTCCTGAGCGGGAGactaaagtcaaaataaagcaGGAAAGATTGAGTCCTGTTAGGCCACAGAGAACACGCCGTTCCCGCTCCAGATCCAGCGGTAGCTCCAGTCCACCGAGGAGAAGAACCAGCAG ATCGCCTATGAGGACGAAGGAGCGACGCCAAGCTTCGCCCGCCGCTCGCAGCAGGTCTCCCAGACACAGAAGAAGCCGCAGTCCACACCGCGGCGCCGAGCTCACGATCAAACGC GAGCGAGATGTGCAACGGAGTggtgatgagaggaggagaaaaaatgACCccgcagaagagaggaggagcaaatGGGAAACAGACAGGTCTCgtgacagaggaagagagggagaccgGTCACGAGACAGAATGAAGTCACATGACCAAAATCGTGGccgagagaggaggggggacagAGATGCATTTGCGTCCCAGCAGGCCGAGCGGCAGCAGCATGACGAGCGGCGGAGGGAACACCGTCAAAGACGTGAGGAAAACCAAGAACATGAGTTTGGGGAAACTGGTGAAACTGAGGAAAACAGTGAGGGCTCAGCTCCTGTTGACAAAGAGAAGCCAAACTTTGAGCTGTCTGGAGCTCTTACagaagacacaaacacattcagaGGAGTGGTCATCAAATACAACGAACCACCAGAAGCCCGTATTCCTAAGAGGAGATGGCGGCTCTACCCCTTTAAGAATGATGAGCCCCTCCCGGTCATGTACATTCACAGGCAGAGTGCCTATCTGATGGGACGAATGAGAAGAATTGCTGATATTCCCATTGACCACCCATCGTGCTCAAAGCAGcatgcagtttttcaatacag ACTGGTAGAGTACACTCGTGCCGATGGCACCTCTGGCCGGAGGGTGAGACCATACATCATCGACTTGGGCTCTGGCAACGGCACATACCTGAACAACCAGCGCATTGAGCCCCAGCGCTTCTATGAACTCAAGGAGAAGGACGTGCTGAAGTTTGGCTTCAGCAGTAGAGAGTACGTCCTACTGCACGAGTTCTCTGACACCAGCGAAGTGGATTCCCAGCAgcgtgaggaggaggatgaagacgAGGGGGTTGATGAGGCAGGCCAAGAGCCAAATGAGTGA